One genomic region from Spirulina subsalsa PCC 9445 encodes:
- a CDS encoding polysaccharide deacetylase family protein has translation MTIAFSRLPTPDSLFPVPCSPTPNYPLPITLNPMNTKKPLASLSLDLDNKWSYMKTHGDAGWEAFPSYLDVVVPRFLDFLETRHLTITVFIVGQDAALEKNHTALKQIAQAGHEVGNHSFNHEPWLHLYSEAEIETEIEKAEKAIAQATGKTPIGFRGPGFSCSPTVLKILQRRGYLYDASTFPTFLGPLARAYYFMTSNLSKEDLDQRKALFGKFEEGFRPLNPYQWRLDETRLIEIPVTTMPLFKIPIHFSYLLYLSVFSPPLAKLYFNLALTLCRLTKTQPSLLLHPLDFLGTEDAPELAFFPAMNLPSYKKLAYLSYFVGALGDRFTLVPLHQQAQTLAQSSLKTFKPRFALS, from the coding sequence TTGACTATTGCCTTTTCTCGACTCCCGACTCCCGACTCCCTATTCCCTGTTCCCTGTTCCCCGACTCCCAACTACCCATTACCCATTACCTTAAATCCCATGAACACCAAAAAACCCCTAGCCAGTTTATCCCTTGATCTTGATAACAAATGGTCCTATATGAAAACCCACGGAGACGCAGGATGGGAGGCCTTCCCCTCCTACCTTGATGTTGTCGTGCCTCGATTTTTAGACTTTCTGGAAACCCGCCATTTAACCATTACCGTGTTTATTGTGGGTCAAGATGCCGCCCTCGAAAAGAATCACACCGCCCTCAAACAGATTGCCCAAGCTGGCCATGAAGTGGGGAATCACTCCTTTAACCATGAACCTTGGCTGCACCTGTATTCCGAGGCAGAGATTGAAACCGAGATAGAAAAAGCAGAAAAGGCGATCGCACAGGCCACCGGAAAAACCCCCATCGGCTTTCGCGGCCCCGGTTTTAGCTGTTCCCCCACCGTCCTCAAAATCCTCCAACGTCGGGGCTACCTCTACGATGCCTCCACCTTCCCCACCTTCCTCGGCCCCCTCGCCCGCGCCTACTACTTTATGACCAGTAACCTAAGTAAAGAAGACCTCGACCAACGAAAAGCCCTCTTCGGCAAATTTGAGGAAGGATTCCGCCCCCTCAACCCCTACCAGTGGCGCTTAGATGAAACCCGACTGATAGAAATTCCCGTCACCACCATGCCCCTCTTTAAAATCCCCATCCACTTCAGTTATTTACTCTATCTCAGCGTCTTCTCCCCCCCCTTAGCCAAACTCTACTTTAACCTCGCCCTCACCCTCTGCCGTCTCACCAAAACCCAGCCCTCCCTCCTACTCCACCCCCTCGACTTCCTCGGCACCGAAGATGCCCCAGAACTCGCCTTTTTCCCCGCCATGAACCTCCCCAGTTACAAGAAACTCGCCTACTTGAGCTATTTTGTCGGGGCATTAGGCGATCGCTTTACCCTCGTTCCCCTCCACCAACAAGCCCAAACCCTCGCCCAATCCAGCCTCAAAACCTTTAAACCCCGCTTTGCCCTCAGCTAG
- the apcA gene encoding allophycocyanin subunit alpha, which translates to MSIVTKSIVNADAEARYLSPGELDRIKAFVTSGASRLRIAQTLTESRERIVKEAGDKLFQQRPDVVSPGGNAYGEEMTATCLRDMDYYLRLITYGVVAGDVTPIEEIGLVGVREMYKSLGTPIEAVALSVTKMKEVATSLMSADDAAEAGTYFDYVVGAMQ; encoded by the coding sequence ATGAGTATTGTCACGAAATCCATCGTGAATGCCGATGCAGAGGCTCGTTACCTCAGCCCTGGTGAGTTAGATCGAATCAAAGCATTTGTAACCAGTGGCGCAAGCCGCCTGCGCATTGCTCAAACTCTAACCGAGTCTCGCGAGCGCATCGTAAAAGAAGCTGGCGACAAATTATTCCAACAACGTCCCGACGTGGTTTCTCCTGGTGGAAACGCTTACGGCGAAGAAATGACCGCCACCTGTCTCCGTGATATGGACTACTACCTGCGTCTGATCACCTACGGTGTGGTTGCTGGTGATGTCACCCCCATTGAGGAAATCGGTTTAGTGGGTGTGCGCGAAATGTACAAGTCCTTGGGAACTCCTATTGAGGCTGTTGCTCTGAGCGTCACCAAAATGAAAGAAGTAGCGACTAGCTTAATGTCTGCTGACGATGCAGCCGAAGCTGGCACCTACTTTGACTATGTTGTTGGTGCAATGCAGTAA
- the apcB gene encoding allophycocyanin subunit beta, giving the protein MQDAITAVINSADVQGKYLDAAAMEKLKGYFATGQLRVRAASVISANSAGIVKEAVAKSLLYSDITRPGGNMYTTRRYAACIRDLDYYLRYATYAMLAGDPSILDERVLNGLKETYNSLGVPIGATVQAIQAMKEVTASLVGPDAGKEMGVYFDYISSGLS; this is encoded by the coding sequence ATGCAAGACGCAATTACCGCCGTTATCAACTCTGCTGACGTTCAAGGAAAGTACCTTGACGCTGCTGCTATGGAGAAGCTGAAAGGCTACTTCGCCACCGGACAACTCCGTGTTCGTGCTGCTAGCGTAATCAGTGCCAACTCTGCTGGTATCGTGAAAGAAGCCGTAGCAAAATCCCTGCTGTACTCTGACATCACCCGCCCCGGTGGGAATATGTACACCACTCGTCGCTATGCTGCTTGTATCCGCGACTTAGACTACTACCTGCGCTATGCCACCTACGCGATGTTAGCTGGCGATCCTTCTATCTTAGATGAGCGCGTTCTCAACGGTTTGAAAGAAACCTACAATTCCTTGGGCGTTCCCATCGGTGCTACCGTTCAAGCCATCCAAGCGATGAAAGAAGTCACCGCTAGCTTAGTCGGTCCCGACGCTGGTAAAGAAATGGGCGTGTACTTCGACTACATTTCCTCTGGTTTAAGCTAA
- a CDS encoding phycobilisome linker polypeptide has translation MRMFKVTACVPSQTRIRTQRELQNTYFTKLVPYDNWFREQQRIMKMGGKIVKVQLATGKPGTNAGLS, from the coding sequence ATGAGAATGTTTAAAGTCACGGCTTGCGTACCGAGTCAAACTCGTATTCGCACGCAGCGTGAATTACAAAATACTTATTTCACCAAGCTGGTTCCCTACGATAACTGGTTCCGCGAACAACAGCGCATCATGAAAATGGGGGGCAAAATCGTTAAGGTACAACTAGCCACAGGGAAACCCGGAACGAATGCCGGATTATCCTAG
- a CDS encoding FtsW/RodA/SpoVE family cell cycle protein encodes MPLLATLRYLFPFFDPEVIDWAIEARLLRWLTFVWLFIGLVILFSASYPVADAEMGDGLYYFKRQILWVVIGLIGFNGLVRSPLRDILKYSHWLFFLFLGLIFVTLIPGVGMTVNGASRWVVVASIPLQPSELIKPFLVLESAKVFGNWAKLPWATRLGWLSIFAVLIGAILLQPNLSTAALCGMSLWLIALAAGLPLLQLGGTALTGIILGTISISTQSYQKRRVMSFLDPWQDPMGDGYQLIQSLLAVGSGGTWGAGFGLSQQKLFYLPIQYTDFIFSVYAEEFGFVGSATLLGLLAIYGTLALIVSMKCRQPVQQLVAMGVMIFLVGQSLINIGVATGVLPTTGLPLPMFSYGGSSVITSLVLAGLLVRVARESNEAEVVSLQERRQQRRGVAPTVIQE; translated from the coding sequence ATGCCCTTGTTAGCTACACTGCGCTATTTATTTCCCTTTTTTGACCCCGAAGTAATCGACTGGGCGATTGAAGCCCGTTTGTTGCGCTGGTTGACCTTTGTCTGGTTATTCATTGGGCTAGTGATTTTATTCTCGGCTTCCTACCCTGTCGCCGATGCAGAGATGGGGGATGGACTGTATTATTTTAAACGCCAAATCCTTTGGGTGGTGATTGGTTTGATTGGCTTTAATGGCTTGGTGCGATCGCCGTTGCGAGACATCCTCAAATATTCCCACTGGCTGTTCTTCCTCTTCCTCGGTTTAATTTTTGTCACCCTCATTCCAGGAGTCGGCATGACCGTTAATGGAGCCAGTCGCTGGGTCGTCGTTGCCTCCATCCCCCTACAACCGTCAGAACTCATTAAACCCTTCCTCGTCCTCGAAAGTGCCAAAGTTTTCGGCAACTGGGCAAAACTCCCCTGGGCGACTCGTTTGGGGTGGTTGTCCATTTTTGCTGTTCTCATCGGTGCTATTCTCCTCCAACCCAACCTTAGCACCGCCGCCCTGTGTGGGATGAGTCTATGGCTGATTGCCCTAGCGGCCGGCTTGCCCCTCTTGCAACTGGGGGGAACCGCCCTCACAGGGATTATTCTAGGAACCATTAGCATTTCCACCCAATCCTACCAAAAACGCCGGGTCATGTCCTTCCTTGACCCTTGGCAAGACCCGATGGGGGATGGCTACCAACTTATTCAAAGTTTACTAGCTGTTGGCTCTGGGGGAACTTGGGGGGCCGGATTTGGCTTATCCCAACAAAAGTTATTTTATTTACCCATTCAGTACACCGACTTTATTTTCTCCGTTTATGCCGAAGAATTTGGCTTTGTCGGCAGTGCGACGTTATTGGGATTATTGGCGATTTATGGCACCTTGGCGCTGATTGTCTCAATGAAATGCCGTCAACCTGTCCAGCAATTAGTGGCAATGGGAGTCATGATCTTTTTAGTCGGTCAGTCTTTGATTAATATTGGCGTAGCTACAGGGGTTTTACCCACAACAGGTTTACCTCTACCCATGTTTAGTTATGGGGGGAGTTCTGTGATTACCAGTTTAGTCTTAGCGGGGTTATTGGTGCGAGTAGCCCGGGAAAGCAACGAGGCGGAAGTGGTATCCTTGCAAGAACGCCGCCAACAACGCCGAGGGGTTGCTCCCACTGTGATTCAGGAGTGA
- a CDS encoding D-Ala-D-Ala carboxypeptidase family metallohydrolase: MSQLTPDQRNYYYLLEAERTGVHKPILAALHYAHRKPSLKDGETGLGVVAAGSVMESHLDTFPEQVQYAGNLVRSFTDHLTDQGWKGTDLWNAELGRYSNSFVELLADGFGGSPGKPVQGRLEKCDRAELLQAYKSDTERDYEGTQAAHNLVELDRELLSLVERLSQFFIGLPHQRDALLEAVRIWRKLDSVDATVQSLVNNPSATLASVPPAELDLLLKQFMQRVSPHYEGYPHQREALLRLTQYWRQLRSREEAIASLEKDTSPDTGLKHLDPALIAFVERIPEFYQGQGQQRNALTEGFRLWRNLDSRQTAVATLGINPTLLASTGNDPQTLRQVAMQLDHELLNFVRRVPSAYQEQTQQREALIRMVQLWRGLSTYNQAIESLTQDLQRIQQQRKEAAPPPKPVTIVVPSRPARWTTSNIQLSASIIPNGNFTWTEATRGGTRMPPNQATVDAIVRIATLAQQARDRLGRPLIITSWYRPPHINRAVGGASQSRHIVGDAIDFVCEGLSGNQLYWSLDPWWPGGLGRYGHYPNLCHIDARGHRARWG, encoded by the coding sequence ATGTCACAATTAACACCAGACCAACGAAACTATTACTACCTGTTAGAAGCAGAACGAACGGGGGTGCATAAACCGATTTTAGCTGCTCTGCACTATGCGCATCGGAAACCCTCCTTGAAGGATGGAGAAACCGGATTAGGAGTCGTCGCCGCCGGATCGGTCATGGAGTCTCATCTGGATACCTTTCCTGAACAGGTTCAATATGCGGGGAATTTAGTGCGCAGTTTTACCGATCATCTGACCGATCAGGGATGGAAAGGCACCGATTTATGGAATGCAGAACTGGGGCGTTATAGTAATAGTTTCGTCGAGTTGCTGGCCGATGGCTTCGGGGGATCTCCGGGGAAACCTGTCCAAGGTCGCTTAGAAAAATGCGATCGCGCCGAATTACTCCAAGCCTACAAAAGCGATACCGAACGGGATTATGAAGGCACCCAAGCGGCTCATAATCTGGTAGAACTGGATCGGGAACTCCTCAGCTTAGTGGAGCGTTTAAGTCAGTTTTTTATCGGTTTACCCCATCAACGGGATGCTCTACTCGAAGCGGTGCGCATTTGGCGGAAACTGGACTCCGTAGATGCCACCGTGCAATCCCTCGTCAATAACCCCAGCGCCACCCTGGCCTCTGTCCCTCCCGCCGAGTTGGACTTGTTGCTGAAACAATTTATGCAGCGTGTATCCCCCCATTATGAAGGCTATCCCCACCAACGGGAAGCCCTGCTGCGTTTAACCCAATATTGGCGGCAGTTGCGATCGCGAGAAGAAGCCATCGCCTCCCTCGAAAAGGACACCTCCCCCGACACCGGACTAAAACACCTTGATCCCGCCCTCATTGCCTTTGTCGAGCGCATCCCCGAGTTTTATCAAGGTCAAGGCCAACAGCGTAACGCCCTCACCGAAGGCTTCCGACTCTGGCGCAATCTCGACTCCCGACAGACCGCCGTCGCCACCCTAGGCATTAACCCCACCCTCCTGGCCTCCACAGGCAACGATCCCCAAACCCTGCGACAAGTAGCCATGCAACTGGATCACGAACTGCTCAACTTTGTGCGACGAGTTCCCAGCGCCTACCAAGAACAAACCCAACAAAGGGAAGCCCTGATCCGAATGGTGCAACTGTGGCGGGGTTTAAGCACCTACAACCAAGCCATTGAGTCCCTCACTCAAGACCTGCAACGGATTCAACAACAGCGCAAAGAAGCCGCCCCCCCACCCAAACCTGTAACGATTGTGGTGCCGAGTCGTCCCGCCCGGTGGACAACCAGCAATATTCAACTTTCCGCCTCCATTATCCCCAACGGCAACTTTACCTGGACTGAAGCCACCCGAGGAGGAACCCGGATGCCCCCCAATCAGGCCACCGTGGACGCCATTGTAAGGATTGCCACCCTCGCCCAACAAGCCCGCGATCGCCTTGGTCGCCCCCTCATCATTACCAGTTGGTACCGTCCCCCCCATATTAACCGCGCCGTCGGAGGAGCCAGCCAAAGCCGTCACATCGTCGGGGATGCCATTGATTTTGTCTGTGAGGGACTATCCGGCAATCAACTATATTGGTCTTTAGATCCTTGGTGGCCCGGCGGATTAGGGCGTTATGGTCACTATCCCAACCTTTGTCATATTGATGCCCGAGGCCATCGCGCCCGTTGGGGGTAA
- the psaC gene encoding photosystem I iron-sulfur center protein PsaC: MSHSVKIYDTCIGCTQCVRACPLDVLEMVPWDGCKAGQIASSPRTEDCVGCKRCETACPTDFLSIRVYLGAETTRSMGLAY; the protein is encoded by the coding sequence ATGTCTCATAGCGTCAAAATTTACGATACTTGTATTGGTTGCACTCAATGTGTGCGGGCTTGTCCTTTGGATGTATTAGAAATGGTACCCTGGGACGGTTGTAAGGCTGGACAGATTGCTTCTTCCCCTCGGACGGAAGACTGCGTAGGGTGCAAGCGTTGCGAAACCGCTTGTCCCACCGACTTCCTAAGCATTCGTGTTTACTTAGGGGCAGAAACCACCCGCAGCATGGGTCTGGCTTACTAA
- the lepB gene encoding signal peptidase I, producing the protein MGLAPGAVIAWRTETGYSAEWYSIRFSASFMTSQDKDLSAQASETAQSPAETPQNWRRWVWENVQVVAIALVLVFVIRTYIAEPRFIPSDSMVPTLATGDRVVVEKVSYRFHPPQPGDIIVFSPPPQLQAQGYQADQAFIKRVIGIPGQDIEIHDNRVYVNHIPLTEPYIAASPQYQLAPFQVPANALFVMGDNRNNSNDSHIWGFLPQNQVIGRAIFRFWPFSRLGGI; encoded by the coding sequence GTGGGGCTTGCTCCTGGAGCCGTGATCGCTTGGCGGACGGAAACGGGGTATAGTGCAGAGTGGTACTCTATTCGGTTTAGCGCAAGTTTCATGACCTCTCAGGATAAGGATCTTTCGGCTCAAGCTTCGGAAACGGCTCAATCTCCTGCTGAAACCCCCCAGAATTGGCGCAGGTGGGTCTGGGAAAATGTGCAAGTGGTGGCGATCGCACTTGTGCTAGTCTTTGTCATTCGGACTTATATCGCAGAACCCCGGTTTATCCCCTCAGATTCTATGGTACCGACTTTGGCAACAGGCGATCGCGTCGTGGTGGAAAAAGTCTCCTATCGTTTCCATCCCCCCCAACCGGGCGATATTATTGTATTTAGCCCCCCGCCCCAACTCCAAGCCCAAGGCTACCAAGCGGATCAGGCGTTTATTAAGCGAGTCATCGGCATTCCGGGTCAAGATATTGAAATCCACGATAACCGGGTGTATGTGAATCATATCCCCCTCACAGAACCCTATATTGCCGCTTCCCCTCAGTATCAACTCGCCCCCTTCCAAGTCCCAGCCAATGCCCTCTTTGTGATGGGGGATAACCGCAATAACAGCAATGATTCCCATATTTGGGGCTTCTTACCCCAAAATCAAGTCATTGGTCGCGCTATTTTCCGCTTTTGGCCCTTCTCTCGTCTCGGTGGGATTTAG